In the Staphylococcus sp. IVB6240 genome, one interval contains:
- the asp3 gene encoding accessory Sec system protein Asp3: MQQNSHVVPWTQVTPDTFMYGSHLEITKQMTYFENALMPSGCVIHEWKVMTVYSTDKAIPQLPILKHGHTYRFTFDFDVEPAGGVYFKINFKKRNGVALEHIIIQSKEMDVTYPDEAFSYEIQMINAAATSVHFRAIHITDQQDEVTKSDLTISPILNEQSETPTMNVICVGEERLTRDVIDGVHNVILIEHGRLDDMEQMVTCLEPLARGYALNMIGYTADTNRLAHQLAISLNAKAWVTSEGDLDEQDMAMVHVYGQVLQSLHQLVMPLFHKSHHLQDLDRALLNGGIQS, encoded by the coding sequence ATGCAACAAAATAGTCATGTGGTTCCATGGACACAAGTCACGCCTGATACTTTTATGTATGGATCACATTTAGAGATAACTAAACAAATGACGTACTTTGAAAATGCATTGATGCCTTCTGGATGTGTGATTCATGAATGGAAGGTGATGACAGTTTATAGTACTGATAAGGCAATTCCACAACTGCCCATTTTGAAACATGGACACACGTATCGCTTTACCTTTGATTTTGATGTGGAACCAGCAGGTGGCGTGTACTTCAAAATCAATTTTAAGAAGCGCAATGGTGTGGCGTTAGAACATATCATTATTCAATCTAAGGAAATGGACGTAACCTACCCTGACGAGGCGTTCTCTTATGAGATACAAATGATTAATGCAGCGGCAACATCAGTGCATTTTCGAGCAATCCATATTACAGACCAACAAGATGAAGTGACAAAATCTGATTTGACGATTTCACCCATTTTGAATGAACAGTCTGAAACACCAACGATGAATGTTATTTGTGTGGGGGAAGAAAGATTGACGCGTGATGTGATAGACGGTGTGCATAATGTCATTCTGATTGAACATGGACGACTGGATGATATGGAACAGATGGTGACCTGCTTAGAACCTTTAGCGCGTGGATATGCGTTAAATATGATTGGTTACACTGCTGATACGAATCGACTGGCGCATCAACTGGCCATTTCCTTGAATGCAAAAGCTTGGGTGACTTCAGAAGGTGATTTGGATGAGCAAGATATGGCAATGGTTCATGTATATGGCCAAGTGTTACAGTCACTACATCAATTGGTAATGCCTTTATTTCATAAGAGCCACCATTTACAGGATTTAGATAGAGCATTATTAAACGGAGGCATACAGTCATGA
- the asp2 gene encoding accessory Sec system protein Asp2, with the protein MTRKFKVLQIGDHDLSNAMQQQSETLWQFVTTEQVITESEAKLEALSEIGSFDFIFVQAPFSDAFIQVLETLSTPYTTYIDQAYWDTGYAQNPIVQRQIIRPFIYKDDAERLEKLKAVTFPGQYGDKISPKFCMASRSFDGTAHYEGNNAFVLSGQFGDTMMPLLTWQRHLIYDKNKVIQVWPEYTLSGDVEIEFVCRLVPFRTTDQVDEQFVLRHEDLQTPLEIPSRDDDAYIVMTMRAKGTGTIRMGAVHKRWSRLDMGQFILGGQRYTDEARNEFIHYFNPGDMKPPLNVYFSGYRSAEGFEGFFMMNQLNAPFILIGDPRVEGGAFYLGSPSYERAIKQVIQNRLDELGFENNELVLSGLSMGSFGALYYGAQLNPAAIIVGKPLVNIGTVAKNMALVRPNDFGTSLDVLRKNEGDLSEAAIQRLNDKFWRCFNQADFSQTTFAISYMMHDDYDKEAFNMLLPILSSQHARVMQRGVPGRHNDDSPTITSWFVNFYHLILESQFGRER; encoded by the coding sequence ATGACGCGTAAGTTTAAAGTATTACAAATAGGAGACCATGACTTATCTAATGCGATGCAACAACAGTCAGAAACACTTTGGCAGTTTGTTACGACAGAGCAAGTCATAACGGAATCGGAAGCGAAACTGGAAGCCTTGTCAGAGATAGGATCGTTTGATTTTATCTTTGTTCAAGCACCATTTTCTGATGCGTTCATTCAAGTCTTAGAAACATTGAGTACACCTTACACAACCTACATTGATCAAGCGTATTGGGACACAGGTTATGCGCAAAATCCGATTGTTCAACGTCAAATCATTCGACCGTTCATATATAAAGATGATGCGGAACGATTGGAAAAGTTAAAGGCAGTAACATTTCCCGGGCAATATGGTGACAAAATCTCACCTAAGTTTTGTATGGCATCTCGATCATTTGATGGAACAGCACATTATGAAGGGAATAATGCTTTTGTGCTATCAGGACAGTTTGGGGATACCATGATGCCGTTATTAACGTGGCAACGTCATCTCATCTATGACAAAAATAAAGTGATACAAGTTTGGCCAGAATATACATTATCTGGTGATGTTGAGATTGAGTTTGTTTGTCGTCTCGTCCCATTTCGTACAACAGATCAAGTGGATGAACAATTTGTCTTGCGTCATGAGGACTTACAAACACCGTTGGAAATTCCAAGTCGTGATGATGATGCGTATATTGTTATGACGATGCGCGCGAAAGGAACAGGCACGATACGAATGGGTGCGGTTCATAAGCGTTGGTCACGTTTGGATATGGGACAATTTATTTTAGGTGGCCAACGTTATACGGATGAAGCACGTAATGAGTTTATCCATTACTTTAACCCTGGCGATATGAAGCCACCGTTGAATGTGTATTTTAGTGGTTATCGTTCTGCGGAAGGCTTTGAAGGCTTTTTTATGATGAACCAACTGAATGCCCCGTTTATTTTAATCGGTGACCCTCGTGTAGAAGGGGGCGCATTCTATCTCGGTTCGCCATCTTATGAACGTGCGATTAAGCAAGTCATTCAAAATAGATTGGATGAGTTAGGCTTTGAAAATAATGAGCTCGTATTGTCGGGACTGTCGATGGGCTCGTTCGGTGCGCTGTATTATGGAGCACAGCTGAACCCCGCAGCGATTATCGTGGGTAAACCTCTAGTTAATATCGGAACTGTTGCGAAGAATATGGCATTGGTGCGACCGAATGATTTTGGTACGTCACTCGATGTCTTGCGTAAAAATGAAGGTGACCTCTCTGAAGCAGCGATACAGCGACTGAATGACAAGTTTTGGCGTTGTTTTAACCAAGCAGACTTCTCTCAAACGACCTTTGCGATTTCCTACATGATGCATGATGACTATGACAAAGAAGCATTTAACATGTTACTGCCAATACTCAGTAGTCAACATGCACGTGTCATGCAAAGGGGTGTGCCTGGGCGACACAATGATGATTCACCGACAATTACAAGTTGGTTTGTGAACTTCTATCATCTGATACTAGAAAGTCAATTCGGAAGGGAGCGTTAA
- a CDS encoding NAD-dependent protein deacylase, translating to MNTSIKKLKEIIDTSDRIVFFTGAGVSVASGIPDFRSDDGLYHAIEQKGASPEYLLSHDYLKADPVDFMEFCHQYLLFSDKKPNPVHDWIAQLEAQGRSLGVITQNIDGLHSDAGSQKVDELHGTLNRFYCTKNTHTYTKAEVIDQHLLRCPESDGPIRPDIVLYGEMLDEPTIFSALNKLQNADTLIVLGSSLLVQPAAGLISNFTGQNLVIINRDPTPFDRDAQLVIHDDMVSVVKQLQNNN from the coding sequence ATGAATACTTCAATCAAAAAACTAAAAGAAATCATTGATACTTCTGATCGTATCGTTTTCTTCACAGGTGCGGGTGTTTCAGTCGCTAGCGGTATCCCTGACTTCCGATCAGACGATGGTTTGTATCATGCAATTGAACAAAAGGGAGCCTCACCAGAGTACTTATTAAGCCATGATTATTTAAAAGCAGACCCTGTTGATTTTATGGAATTTTGCCATCAGTACTTGCTGTTTTCTGATAAAAAGCCAAATCCTGTTCATGATTGGATCGCACAGTTAGAGGCGCAAGGACGCTCTCTTGGAGTCATTACACAAAATATCGACGGCTTACATTCTGATGCAGGGAGTCAAAAAGTAGATGAATTGCATGGTACACTCAATCGTTTTTACTGTACAAAAAATACACATACGTATACGAAGGCTGAAGTAATCGACCAACATCTATTACGTTGCCCAGAATCTGATGGACCCATTCGTCCTGATATTGTGCTATACGGAGAAATGCTCGATGAACCAACTATTTTTAGTGCCCTTAATAAGCTACAAAATGCTGATACACTTATCGTTTTAGGATCTTCACTACTTGTACAGCCAGCTGCCGGGCTCATCTCCAACTTTACCGGCCAAAATCTTGTGATCATTAACCGTGATCCAACACCATTTGATCGCGACGCCCAACTTGTCATTCATGACGACATGGTATCTGTCGTTAAACAACTTCAAAACAACAACTAA
- the secY2 gene encoding accessory Sec system protein translocase subunit SecY2, whose translation MKNNLLHRILHQYEYKIVYKRSAFTLLILFIYILGSRIPILSQSKMENGKQSFYELAVTNVGGDIQNLNIFSLGLGPWLTAMVVLMLLRYKNVEKMMQMTRKEKHYQEKLLALTFSVVQGLFVISRHVEMKQVDWTTIAMLLMIIVTGTMLLIWLADQNIRYGIAGAMPIVLLSIIRSTLRHHGDPTSMDHIIMGVILGLIMLVMLILLCIELVEYRLPYRDIMQVTQNNAQTFVAWKLNPAGSISIMISLSVFILLSSLVNVMAYLVVGQDQPLHIIELGHPIGVTIYIVLQVILSYALSRLLINTKQKSKEFLKAGHYFEGVSPGEETEHYLNHKARIICWTGALMIGATIGIPLYFSLLVPQFSQQIYFVIQMMIMMYISINIAETIRTYFYFDKYKPFLTKYW comes from the coding sequence GTGAAGAACAACTTATTACATCGCATCTTACATCAGTACGAATATAAAATTGTATACAAGCGGTCAGCATTTACATTATTGATTTTATTTATATACATATTGGGTAGTCGTATTCCTATTTTGAGTCAGTCAAAGATGGAGAACGGCAAGCAATCTTTTTATGAACTTGCAGTGACGAATGTCGGTGGTGATATTCAGAATCTCAATATTTTTTCTTTGGGGCTCGGTCCTTGGTTAACAGCGATGGTCGTTTTAATGCTGTTGCGTTATAAAAATGTAGAAAAAATGATGCAGATGACGCGTAAAGAGAAGCACTATCAAGAAAAGTTACTGGCATTGACTTTTAGTGTGGTTCAAGGTCTTTTTGTGATTTCGCGTCATGTAGAAATGAAGCAAGTGGATTGGACCACGATTGCGATGCTGTTAATGATTATTGTGACGGGAACGATGTTGTTGATATGGTTAGCGGATCAAAATATTCGTTATGGTATCGCAGGAGCCATGCCAATTGTCTTATTAAGTATCATCCGTTCAACACTTCGTCATCATGGAGACCCAACGTCTATGGATCACATCATCATGGGCGTCATTCTTGGTCTGATCATGTTGGTGATGTTGATTCTGTTATGCATTGAGCTGGTTGAATATCGTTTACCGTATCGTGATATTATGCAAGTCACGCAAAATAATGCCCAAACTTTTGTCGCATGGAAATTAAATCCTGCCGGCAGTATTTCGATTATGATTAGTTTATCGGTTTTTATCTTATTAAGTAGTTTAGTAAATGTGATGGCATACCTTGTTGTTGGTCAAGATCAACCGCTTCATATCATAGAACTTGGTCATCCAATAGGTGTAACCATTTATATCGTATTGCAAGTTATTTTAAGTTACGCGTTGTCACGGTTGTTAATTAACACGAAACAGAAGTCCAAAGAATTTTTGAAGGCGGGCCACTATTTTGAAGGTGTCTCACCAGGGGAAGAAACAGAACATTATTTAAATCATAAAGCACGTATTATCTGCTGGACAGGTGCACTGATGATTGGTGCAACTATCGGCATACCTTTGTACTTTTCGTTGCTAGTTCCACAGTTTTCACAACAAATCTATTTCGTCATCCAAATGATGATTATGATGTATATTAGTATCAATATCGCAGAAACCATTCGAACATATTTTTATTTCGACAAATACAAACCTTTTTTAACAAAGTATTGGTAA
- the gtfB gene encoding accessory Sec system glycosylation chaperone GtfB, which translates to MINLFEYFDYPAQTLYTTLQLAGHKHETVVLEDNGFLPASIVTPYRFFANYQISDDAKSRYFNQIDIPRYWEVEGNNTEATVKDMGKVRAKIQYQKGLKPRIINRVEWLDEQGRLQYVDHYTQEGVCFAKTVYDLNGKKIFRRYLDQQGYEVIYENYVAQTIILNWQGKAHHFNSKFQFLQFFMKVLQLDMQGIIMNSLGTPFLLSYYLDTPGEDILFWQEQSGGNIPGNMASMLENNHTRQYRVVVPDAHEYDVLTEKMTEVERNYVFKGGYIYDYQRQNTQQPHIMTMTNSDQLPHIEAIVEACPNATFHIGAVTEMSDKLMAIERYDNVRLFPAIEIGTVNKLYQSCDIYLDINEGGEIINAVRSAFDHDLLILGYQQNAHNKAVTAPENLFSKEGQGVSELIQALKDIQHKPRYFKARQMYQKAHVHEVNIKDFNHMMSQLFN; encoded by the coding sequence ATGATTAATCTATTTGAATATTTTGATTATCCAGCACAAACACTCTATACGACATTGCAACTTGCCGGTCACAAGCATGAGACGGTTGTTTTGGAAGATAATGGCTTTTTACCAGCATCGATCGTGACGCCATATCGCTTTTTTGCGAACTATCAAATCTCAGACGATGCCAAGTCACGTTACTTCAATCAGATTGATATCCCACGTTACTGGGAAGTTGAAGGCAACAACACTGAAGCAACCGTTAAAGATATGGGAAAAGTACGTGCTAAGATTCAATATCAAAAAGGATTAAAGCCACGTATTATCAATCGTGTAGAATGGTTAGATGAGCAAGGCCGCTTGCAGTATGTAGATCATTACACACAAGAAGGCGTTTGCTTTGCGAAGACGGTCTATGACTTAAATGGTAAGAAGATTTTCCGTCGATACTTAGACCAACAAGGGTATGAAGTGATTTATGAAAACTATGTTGCGCAAACTATCATCCTCAATTGGCAAGGTAAAGCGCATCATTTCAACAGTAAGTTTCAATTTTTACAATTTTTTATGAAGGTATTGCAATTAGATATGCAAGGTATCATCATGAATTCATTAGGGACACCATTCTTGTTGAGCTATTATTTGGATACCCCAGGAGAAGATATCTTATTCTGGCAAGAACAGAGTGGTGGAAATATCCCGGGAAATATGGCCTCAATGTTAGAAAACAATCATACAAGACAATATCGTGTCGTTGTACCAGATGCGCATGAATACGATGTTTTAACAGAAAAAATGACTGAAGTGGAACGTAACTATGTCTTTAAAGGCGGCTATATTTATGATTACCAACGCCAAAATACACAGCAACCACACATTATGACAATGACGAATTCAGATCAGTTGCCGCATATTGAAGCCATTGTAGAAGCTTGTCCAAATGCGACATTCCATATTGGTGCCGTAACAGAAATGTCGGATAAACTTATGGCCATTGAACGCTATGACAATGTGAGATTGTTCCCTGCCATTGAAATTGGAACAGTGAACAAACTCTATCAATCATGTGATATTTATTTAGATATCAATGAAGGTGGCGAGATTATTAATGCCGTCCGTAGCGCATTTGACCATGACTTGCTTATTTTAGGATATCAACAAAATGCACATAATAAGGCTGTCACAGCACCTGAAAACTTGTTCAGTAAAGAAGGACAAGGTGTTTCAGAACTGATACAAGCATTGAAAGATATTCAGCACAAGCCACGTTACTTCAAGGCACGACAGATGTATCAAAAAGCACACGTACACGAAGTCAACATAAAAGACTTCAATCATATGATGTCACAGCTTTTTAATTAG
- the asp1 gene encoding accessory Sec system protein Asp1: protein MKYFIPAWYSQQAMWHSEIEETSSTTAFDDMISLMSMHHQNEQPFQLIVLNYKPNLRTFLHRYELFDATYWSVFDEIQGFQHATPKAVDYRQLDWPVGTEFIYLPSMIRAMMPDDRYANIHFSQEGFVSRIDVYQSETKQYGYIVDDRGYISRIDFYNEVGTHVKQQYLTRTGDWILEVTLPSGEVAVHAPYQSMFSQSHYPSMEAVIVEYVTQYRHRTFESQDTVVIASDVRHNEALAKIFSSYHRCYSVFQQRHQTVDDQIQTLDPHANWLVDTLENEQLLATYQATHQLTNQLMRITPFDAQTLPNISSQLHETYIGLWIDGLADARLGQILDQLMDYMHRDTALRLTLLTRRQKYTVPQWLVQKVDSMNTQLQQPNGSSEVMRELMKEDESTIFVELKSVPFELDVIEALATLRVMIDLSHEPDLFLQISSLSAGLPQINMRATDYVQHRMNGIVLTSDSELPDALDFYLIQLKNWNQSYAYAMKLGKQYASDKIIAQLDVLIEGESNDA from the coding sequence ATGAAATATTTCATACCGGCTTGGTATAGTCAGCAAGCTATGTGGCATAGTGAGATAGAAGAGACATCATCGACAACCGCTTTCGATGACATGATTAGTCTGATGTCGATGCATCATCAAAATGAACAGCCGTTTCAACTGATTGTCTTGAATTATAAGCCCAACTTACGCACATTTTTACATCGCTATGAATTGTTTGATGCGACATATTGGTCTGTCTTTGATGAGATTCAAGGGTTCCAACATGCGACGCCGAAAGCTGTTGACTATCGACAGTTGGATTGGCCAGTGGGGACGGAATTCATCTATTTACCATCGATGATCCGTGCGATGATGCCTGACGATCGGTATGCAAATATTCACTTTAGTCAAGAAGGGTTTGTCTCTCGTATTGATGTCTATCAGTCTGAGACAAAGCAGTATGGTTACATTGTGGATGATCGTGGTTATATATCGCGTATCGATTTTTACAATGAGGTCGGCACACATGTGAAACAACAGTATTTAACACGTACGGGTGATTGGATTCTGGAAGTGACATTACCGAGTGGAGAGGTAGCGGTTCATGCCCCATATCAATCTATGTTTTCACAAAGTCACTATCCATCTATGGAGGCTGTGATTGTTGAATATGTTACACAGTATCGCCATCGTACATTTGAGTCACAAGATACAGTGGTGATTGCTTCCGATGTCCGGCATAATGAGGCGCTCGCAAAGATTTTTTCTTCATATCATCGCTGTTATTCTGTATTTCAACAGCGACACCAAACAGTGGATGACCAAATTCAAACATTGGATCCACATGCGAATTGGCTTGTTGATACGTTGGAAAATGAACAACTATTGGCTACATATCAGGCAACACACCAGTTGACGAACCAACTGATGCGCATTACGCCATTTGATGCGCAAACATTGCCGAATATCAGTAGCCAGTTACATGAAACATATATTGGCTTATGGATAGATGGCTTGGCAGATGCACGACTTGGCCAAATTTTAGATCAACTCATGGACTATATGCATCGAGATACAGCCTTGCGACTAACGTTGTTAACGCGACGTCAGAAATATACGGTGCCACAATGGTTGGTTCAGAAAGTGGATAGTATGAATACACAATTGCAACAGCCGAATGGCTCATCAGAAGTGATGAGAGAACTGATGAAAGAAGATGAATCAACGATATTTGTGGAACTGAAAAGTGTGCCATTTGAACTGGATGTGATTGAAGCACTTGCGACGTTACGTGTGATGATTGATCTGTCACATGAACCGGACTTATTCTTACAGATCAGTAGCTTGAGTGCTGGTTTGCCACAAATCAATATGCGAGCGACAGATTATGTACAACATCGGATGAATGGCATTGTTTTAACAAGTGATTCGGAATTGCCGGACGCACTAGACTTTTACTTAATTCAATTGAAAAATTGGAATCAGTCTTATGCTTATGCAATGAAGTTAGGTAAACAATATGCGTCGGATAAAATTATTGCGCAACTAGATGTATTGATTGAAGGTGAAAGTAATGACGCGTAA
- a CDS encoding LPXTG cell wall anchor domain-containing protein, with amino-acid sequence MSQSQASHSTSMVDSAKGELPETGQAASENNYGLMGGVAALLGGLGLFKRSKKEQKKEQSK; translated from the coding sequence ATGTCACAAAGTCAAGCATCTCATAGTACATCTATGGTAGACTCAGCTAAAGGAGAACTTCCTGAGACAGGACAAGCAGCATCAGAAAATAACTATGGTCTGATGGGTGGCGTTGCAGCGTTACTTGGAGGACTAGGATTGTTTAAAAGATCTAAAAAAGAGCAAAAGAAAGAACAGTCTAAGTAA
- the gtfA gene encoding accessory Sec system glycosyltransferase GtfA gives MTIYNINFGIGWASSGLEYAQSYRAKLLRGLNVSTKFVFLEFINNENIQTLTENIGFKDDEVIWLYQYFTDIPVAPTTYTVTDIVNDIHESVEHETHEGKIKRLYLPGEQNFITCYLKYEDQDIVDRAEFVINGMLVRKDFYSYVRTFSEYYAPSDKAAKVYMRQFYNENGTVAYTEYIDGKTNLYDFPDQKLYSREAFIAYFIQKLKLTSEDIVILDRASAVGQAILQNKGDAKVGVVVHAEHFSVNATDEDHVLWNNYYEYQFAQHDEIDFYITATDLQNQILTEQFNKYLNVKPRVVTIPVGSVHELKYPKTKRRPYSMISASRLASEKHIDWLVRAAIIAKKSVPELQFDIYGEGGQKEALRTIIQEHQAQDFIHLKGHVKLDDVYANYQLFVSGSTSEGFGLTLLEAVGSGLGMIGFDVNYGNPTFIRDQKNGYLIPIDVKEESSEDIVARYAEHIVRFFNDGPKQPHKTSYQLARPYLTPDVQQQWQDLISEVSHD, from the coding sequence GTGACAATTTATAATATTAACTTTGGCATTGGCTGGGCAAGTAGTGGCTTAGAGTATGCTCAAAGTTACAGAGCCAAGCTCCTAAGAGGACTGAACGTATCGACGAAGTTTGTGTTTTTAGAGTTTATTAACAATGAGAATATCCAAACACTAACAGAGAATATTGGCTTTAAAGATGATGAAGTGATCTGGTTGTATCAATACTTTACGGATATTCCAGTGGCACCAACAACATATACGGTGACTGATATTGTGAACGATATCCATGAATCTGTAGAACATGAGACACATGAAGGGAAGATCAAGCGTCTCTACCTTCCTGGTGAACAAAACTTTATTACGTGTTATTTAAAGTATGAAGATCAAGACATTGTAGACCGTGCTGAGTTTGTCATTAACGGTATGCTCGTACGAAAAGATTTTTATAGCTATGTGCGTACTTTTTCTGAATACTATGCGCCAAGTGATAAAGCAGCGAAAGTGTATATGCGTCAGTTCTATAACGAGAATGGCACAGTTGCGTATACAGAATATATTGATGGGAAGACGAACTTGTATGACTTTCCTGATCAAAAATTATATAGCCGTGAAGCGTTTATTGCGTATTTTATTCAAAAATTGAAGTTAACGTCTGAAGATATTGTTATTCTTGACCGTGCCTCAGCAGTGGGACAGGCCATTTTACAAAATAAAGGTGATGCCAAAGTGGGTGTCGTCGTGCATGCCGAACATTTCAGCGTGAATGCGACAGATGAAGATCACGTCTTATGGAACAATTACTATGAATATCAATTTGCGCAGCATGATGAAATTGATTTTTATATCACAGCCACAGACTTACAAAATCAAATTCTGACTGAGCAATTTAACAAGTATTTGAATGTAAAACCTAGAGTGGTGACGATTCCAGTGGGGAGTGTACATGAACTGAAGTACCCTAAAACTAAACGTCGTCCGTATTCGATGATTAGTGCATCCAGATTAGCCAGCGAAAAGCATATTGATTGGCTTGTACGTGCGGCGATCATTGCGAAAAAGTCAGTACCTGAATTGCAGTTTGATATTTATGGTGAAGGTGGCCAAAAAGAAGCACTGCGAACAATCATTCAAGAGCATCAGGCACAAGACTTTATTCACCTAAAAGGACACGTGAAGTTGGATGATGTCTATGCGAACTATCAACTGTTCGTGTCAGGATCAACAAGTGAAGGATTTGGATTAACATTGTTAGAAGCGGTTGGCTCTGGTCTCGGTATGATTGGTTTTGATGTGAACTACGGAAATCCAACATTTATTAGAGATCAGAAGAACGGCTATCTCATTCCAATTGATGTAAAAGAAGAAAGTTCGGAGGATATTGTAGCGCGCTATGCAGAACACATCGTTCGATTCTTTAATGATGGACCAAAGCAACCGCATAAAACGTCTTATCAATTAGCACGTCCGTACCTAACACCTGACGTTCAACAACAATGGCAAGACTTGATTTCGGAGGTGTCTCATGATTAA
- the deoB gene encoding phosphopentomutase: MTAPFQRVHLIVMDSVGIGEAPDAKAFNDEGSHTLKHTLEGFDQKLPNLERLGLGNIDDLPVVGRVDAPSAYYTKMSEASVGKDTMTGHWEIMGLNINEPFKVYPNGFPDELVEEIERLTGRKVVANRPASGTQIIDEWGAHQMETGDLIVYTSADPVLQIAAHEDIIPLEELYDICEKVRELTKDPKYLIGRIIARPYVGEPGNFTRTSNRHDYALKPFGRTVMNTLKDTDHDVIAIGKINDIYDGEGVTEAIRTKSNMDGMDQLMNVVKKDFKGLSFLNLVDFDALYGHRRDKPGYAQALKDFDERLPELLDNMREDDLLIITADHGNDPTAEGTDHTREYIPVLFYSPKFKGGAALEGDTTFSSIGTTIADNFGVELPEFGRSYLKELK, translated from the coding sequence ATGACAGCACCATTTCAACGTGTCCATTTAATCGTTATGGACTCTGTCGGTATCGGGGAAGCGCCTGATGCGAAAGCGTTCAACGATGAAGGATCACATACGTTAAAACATACATTAGAAGGCTTTGATCAAAAGTTACCAAACTTAGAACGTCTCGGTCTTGGAAACATTGATGACTTACCAGTCGTTGGGCGTGTCGATGCCCCATCTGCATACTACACAAAAATGAGTGAAGCATCCGTTGGGAAAGATACGATGACAGGTCATTGGGAAATCATGGGCTTAAACATTAATGAACCATTCAAAGTGTATCCAAACGGCTTCCCAGATGAACTTGTTGAGGAAATCGAACGCCTGACAGGACGTAAAGTCGTAGCGAACCGTCCAGCATCAGGGACACAAATCATTGATGAGTGGGGTGCGCATCAGATGGAAACAGGCGACTTGATCGTCTACACATCTGCCGACCCTGTGCTACAAATCGCAGCCCATGAAGACATTATTCCACTTGAAGAACTGTATGATATTTGTGAGAAAGTTCGTGAATTAACGAAAGATCCGAAGTACTTAATCGGACGTATCATTGCTCGTCCATATGTGGGTGAACCAGGTAACTTCACACGTACAAGTAACCGTCACGACTACGCATTGAAACCATTCGGTCGTACCGTGATGAATACATTGAAAGATACCGATCATGATGTCATTGCGATTGGTAAAATCAATGATATTTATGATGGTGAAGGTGTGACAGAAGCGATCCGTACGAAGAGCAACATGGACGGTATGGATCAATTAATGAACGTCGTGAAGAAAGACTTCAAAGGCTTAAGCTTCTTAAACCTTGTAGACTTCGATGCGCTATATGGTCACCGTCGTGATAAGCCAGGTTACGCACAAGCATTGAAAGACTTTGACGAACGTTTGCCTGAACTATTAGACAATATGCGTGAAGATGACTTATTAATTATCACTGCTGACCACGGTAATGACCCAACAGCAGAGGGTACAGACCATACACGTGAATATATTCCGGTATTGTTCTACAGCCCGAAATTCAAAGGTGGCGCAGCCCTTGAAGGCGACACAACATTTAGCTCAATCGGTACAACAATCGCTGATAACTTCGGTGTTGAATTACCAGAATTTGGCCGTAGTTATTTAAAAGAATTGAAATAA